GAGCACTGGTGAGGCCCCATGTTGAGGTGGCTGACCCTCACCCAAACAAGGCTTAGTGAGGTTGTCTTGGCCTAACGAAGGGACAATCTCACCATATCTAGTGAGGGGGACCTCGCCAGTGCTCGCCGTCACTTAGGCACCACCAACGAGGCTAACCCTTACCTATGGCTAGCGAGGGCGATCCTCACCCAGGCAAAGCTAACCCTCGTCGACcatcgacaaaaagaaaaggaaaataaaaaattactaaaaagttataaaaaaaaataaatccatgTTAGCATAAATTATATTACATAGGATGGTTGGTGTCCATGTCAGTGATTTCCAacttaaaattaattgaataaattgaattgatatcaatataaaATTGTTTATGAATAAATATGCCTAACTAAAAGTTTTGGGACTTAATTAATACTAATACAATAATAAGTTTACTTTTTCCAAACTAACAAAGGTGGTGATGGGCTGAAATGAACTCAAGATTGGTCAAATGTAAGAACTGTTCCTGCAacataggggtgtgcaacgggaacCACCCGGACCAGATcgaaccggccggttttgggcggttcccatggtcacggtccggttcccgattccaaggtgggaaccggaccgaaccgaaccaaccggaccgaccggaccgaactaattttttttatatataatttatatacatagaatatataaaacatataaacattataacttattgcaacaaaaattgcaattgaggtagCAACCTCTTATGTAGCCAAAAGACTATTAAAACTCTTCTTGTTattcctcttttatttatagagaaaatctACTTCGTGAGACACACGAAGTGTAATTGATATTCACACAAATAAGTTTGAATATAttgcacgtggaaacatgtgtgatcAATTTTGTTGAATCGCCCGAGAACCGAATTAGATTGATCGGGCTGGTCGCTCTTTAATGCAAAAAAGTAGAGCCAATTTTGTTggaccggtccggttcccggtcctaggACCGAATGGTCCGATCCATGGTTCTCAATTTTGAGAACCGgtgctcccggtccggttctcggttccaaggtggaaccggaccgaaccacCAGagcgaaccgggaaccgatcacccctactgCAACATGCTTCTCTCTGGCTGCTGTATCCATGCTTGGAACAGGAAGAAGATCTTCTACTCCCGATGAGATGGCGAAATGTGGGAATCTGTTCCTTGTGGACTTTAAGGATGATGAAGTTGCTCGGCCCGAACCCATCGTTGGATTTCTAGGCCCATCTTGAAGATTGGGTCTTGCCCCTTGGGAATATGGCTCGAACCGAACTGCTGAATCGGTTCGGTCCAGGCCGATTCGGGCCTAGGctgaattttattaaatttaagttaaaatagaacaaataaaataatctctcttGCCATCTATGAAACGATAGGCCATACCTTTTTTTTGCGAGTGGAGTTATGAGAACAGTAAGTACAATTCGAGAAGCTCATTTAGAGCTCAACACTCTTGACCCGAAAGGCTGCACTGTGGCCAttttcgatctctctctctctctctctcttaattatATATTATCACCACGTATTTTCTAGctcatttgttttttcatcacgcttttctttcttcttctttttttatgaatttattaaaGCATCTAGAGAGTAGATAATTTactttccctcttcttcttttttatgataaatttgttgttttttaagtatgtaattttagaatttattttggGCCGGTTTTAGCCATCTCTGGTAATTCTAGAAAGGGTTAACATTTTCATACATCCGTGATTGGAAGTTATGAACATCATTTACACGCCAACATAACTAAATATAAATGTGGATAATATTGATACTTGTAACTCACTCATCAGAAAATTGAAAACCGATGAAAACATGGCCTATCCAAATaataaattctctctctctctctccataagATTTTTACTTCCTTATTTGTTCATATTGAGAGAGTTCactaaagaggaaaaaagatacTAAAAAAGAAGGTACCCACAAGAATGGTGCCTAAATATTATCTTCAATATTTAATTTGgttcatgaatttttctttcattcgaTCTAGTCCTTAAACATTCAAAAACCCACTCAATTTAATCCTTGCGTTGACAATTCTAACACCATCACATGATGCGACCATAATTTCTTTTAACTCGTTGTTAGAATTGCCATGCTAGCATTTAAGTTGCTTCCACGCGTCTTCCAAATTACATCTCTCATTATTTTGgcttgaaaaataaaggaaaaagatttgctgacttgaaataaaaataaaataaaataaaataaggtgATAGACCTAACAAACCTTGACGTTATAATTCATGCCATAAAAATTCGTGTAATGCAGCGACCCACCTCATGATTTGTTTGTTTGGTGGAAAAcgaatcatttaaaaaatatttttttaaaaataaccgTCCActtacataatttaaaaaatgaatggatgaataatattttattataatattattcattatgtgattataataaaaaaaaaaagggggaaaaaggaaaagaaaagaaagaaaaggggagcgCCCCATTCATGTGGCGGTCGAGTCGACTTACCACGAGTGGCGCACCCTCACGCGCATCAAAAACGACCCTCCGTTCTTCACCTCCACTAACGccctccttccccttccccttccccttcacttctctctctctctctcttctctctctctttctctctctactgaagctgaagaagaagaagaagcagaagagagagaaagagaaagagagcgcCGGCCGAAGCCGAAGGTTCTTCCGACAGGCGGCGTCCATGGTGGAATTCGGGGACGAGCTGGTGGTCCAGAGCTTGAGGATCCCGTGGCTGATTTGGATCCAGCTCCTCGtcatgctcctcctcctcctcctcctctgctccCTCACCTCCTCCCCCTCCGACGacccttcctccgccgccgccgccgccgccgacgctccctcttcctcctcgtcGACGCCGGCGTCGTCTCGCCTCCCTCCCGTGGAGCCGCGcggatctcctcctcctccttctcctcctcgcGCCCGCAAGCAGCAGTTCGTCGTCCACGGCGCTCACCAGGTACGCGCACGGCTCCCTCGACTCTCTTCTTTCCGCCGTCGCTCGCTTGCGGTTCCGATGTTTCGATTCGCGGAGTTGATTAGAGATTCGGTTACGGAGTGAATCGCTCTCCTTTTGCGGGGGCCGATTCGGCGAGCGATGGAACTTGGTTCTCTGCTGCTCCGCGCGCGCGAATCGATGATGCTCTGCTCGTTCTCGTTCGGATCGCGATGATTCAAACGATCGGGAACGCAGACCGGTCAAGACTTTTCAAAAACCGTCCGTCCGTCTTCAACTCCCTCGGGCTAATTCACGGTCGCTGAAAGCGACGACTCGAATGGGGCCCCACCTTCCAGAATTCCTTCTGCATCATCGTCggctccctcctcctcctccccaaaaaaactggaaaaaaaaatcaaaattcaacttgcgaaaagaagaaaaatccgAGGGGAAGTCCGTCTGGTGTCGCGGTCGCTTTCCCAGTAAAATTCCCCCAA
Above is a window of Eucalyptus grandis isolate ANBG69807.140 chromosome 9, ASM1654582v1, whole genome shotgun sequence DNA encoding:
- the LOC104418203 gene encoding uncharacterized protein LOC104418203, which produces MVEFGDELVVQSLRIPWLIWIQLLVMLLLLLLLCSLTSSPSDDPSSAAAAAADAPSSSSSTPASSRLPPVEPRGSPPPPSPPRARKQQFVVHGAHQVSESQSVKGFIAMSASRRVAVEEDEIEGDNSSHGYMDHHPCSIVRLARMAFLKCLGLDFTSENSSFKRHSR